GAGGATAACGAGTGGCAGGCGGGCCATGTTGCTGGAGCAGCTCACATGGGGCGCGGCATAATAGAACGCGACATTGTCCAGAAAATACCCGACAAAGATGCCGAGATCATCCTCTATTGCGGCGGCGGATACCGCTCGGCACTCGCGGCGGATATGCTACAGAAAATGGGCTACACGAATGTCCTTTCGATGGCCGGCGGCTGGAAGGCATGGAACGATGCCAAATTGCCGATAGAAACGGAGACGCCTTTCGAATGACCGAAACGAAGGAAACCGAGATCGACCGCAGAGCAAGGACGAAGGAACTTGCCGCGCAACACCTCGAGCGGGGCGATGCACTTGGATGGTTCGACGCATTGTATAAGGAGGCCGCGGGCGACAATGAAAAGATCCCGTGGGCCGACCTCGAACCGAACAGGTATTTTCGAACGTGGGCCGAAGGGACCGTGCTCAAAGGGGCGGATCGGAAAGCACTTGTCGTCGGATGCGGACTCGGCGACGATGCCAGATATCTCGACGATCTCGGATTCAAGGTCACTGCATTTGATATTTCTCCAACCGCGATAGAATGGGCGAAACGCCTCCACGCGGATCGAGATATTCAATTCGAGGTGATGGATGTTTTCGAACCATTTCGAGAATGGCTCGGTAACTTCGATTTTGTCCTTGAAGTTTATACGATCCAGCCGTTGCCGTTAGAGATGCGTGCTCGAACGATCGACTCGATTGCGGCATTCGTCGCACCTTTTGGCGAACTTGTCGTTGTGACTCGCGGCCGCGAAGATGATGAAGAACCCAACGAGCTTCCGTGGCCAATGTCGAGAGCGGAATTGGGGCGATTTGCGGATAACGGTCTTAGGCAGATCTCTTTTGACGTAATGCCGGGTGACGACGAGACCCCGGAGCAGAGGTTCATCGTCGCCTATCGCCGCGATCATTGAGATCGTCGGGAACGGCATTTGCGTATAATGCCGTTGAGACTAGTCACAAGACGGTTATGCGTGCGAAATTTCGCGTTCTTACCCTGAATATGCTCAAAAAGCTTCAATCAAATCGAACAGCATTACTTTTATTAGCGCTCTGCTTGCTCTTTATCTATGGGTGCTCGACCGGCCCGAAAAGGACCGATACGCCGCCTGCAGAGAAGCCGATTGCCGCGATCACCGATATCTCGCCGTCAGATGCGGCCGAGAAGACACGGCTCGCCTATGCACAGTTCGTTGACGTAAGGACCACAGCAGAATACAAGGCCGGGCATGCGGATCGGGCGGTCAATATTCCGCTCGATACACTTGAACAGAATCTCGACCGGATCGAGAAGAATGAGCCGGTCTATATGATCTGCGAGACCGGGCGTCGATCTAGGGAGGCCTCCGAGATATTGGCGAGAAACGGTTACACGATGATCTACAACGTCACCGGCGGAACCGCGGAATGGCGCTCGAAAGGCCTGCCGATGAAGTGATCGAAAAGGCGAAATAGAGCCGCTTGCGATCATCGGTCACGATCTTACTGTGTCATTCGATACAGCCGCCCCCTATAATGTTTCCGGAAGCCGGGGAACCGACAGTTTCGTCTAAAACCTGGCGAATAACGACCTAAAAGCGATGAAATCGAGCGGCTTCGATCCTAGTAATGCGATCCAGGATTATCTGGTCTTTGGTGAATTTGGCGATGTTAATCCATCGATCACGGATTCATCGACTTACACGTTCATTAGCCCGGACAAGATGGAAGAGCTTTTCGAGCACGAGATCGAAGGCTGCTTCCTTTACTCGCGGCATTGGAACCCGACCAATAAGTTTCTTTCCGATGCCCTCGCTCGAATGGAGGACAGCGAGGCGGCTCAAGCAAAGGCTTCGGGAATGGCGGCGATATCTTCAACGATATTGCAGCTTTGCGACACAGGTGATGAGATCATTTCATCGCGGACGATCTACGGTGGCACGTACGCATTCTTTAAGAATTTCCTGCCGCGACTTGGAATAACGGCCCACTTCGTCGACCTTTCCGATTCGACGGAGGTCCGCTCGCTCATTAACGGGCGTACGCGTGCGATCTATTGCGAATCGATAAGCAACCCGTTGTTGGAAGTCGCTGACATTACGGCTCTTGCGTCTTTATGCAAAGAGCACGGCCTAAAACTCGTTGTTGACAACACGTTCAGCCCGATGATCCTTTCGCCAATACGCCTCGGTGCCGACATTGT
The DNA window shown above is from Chloracidobacterium sp. and carries:
- a CDS encoding class I SAM-dependent methyltransferase; the encoded protein is MTETKETEIDRRARTKELAAQHLERGDALGWFDALYKEAAGDNEKIPWADLEPNRYFRTWAEGTVLKGADRKALVVGCGLGDDARYLDDLGFKVTAFDISPTAIEWAKRLHADRDIQFEVMDVFEPFREWLGNFDFVLEVYTIQPLPLEMRARTIDSIAAFVAPFGELVVVTRGREDDEEPNELPWPMSRAELGRFADNGLRQISFDVMPGDDETPEQRFIVAYRRDH
- a CDS encoding rhodanese-like domain-containing protein, producing MLKKLQSNRTALLLLALCLLFIYGCSTGPKRTDTPPAEKPIAAITDISPSDAAEKTRLAYAQFVDVRTTAEYKAGHADRAVNIPLDTLEQNLDRIEKNEPVYMICETGRRSREASEILARNGYTMIYNVTGGTAEWRSKGLPMK
- a CDS encoding sulfurtransferase → MQHSIEFLAIVDDAKSRITEISVVDSVDRQRAGANLIDVREDNEWQAGHVAGAAHMGRGIIERDIVQKIPDKDAEIILYCGGGYRSALAADMLQKMGYTNVLSMAGGWKAWNDAKLPIETETPFE